ACGCCCGCTCAGGTTCGCGGTCGCTGGCGCCGGGCTGTCGATCAGCGCCTCCGCCACGCCTTCATTTTCGAACGGGCGGCACACGTCCAGCGCCGCCGGCTCGACGACGTGACCGAGGTTGACGTCCTCGGCGCCGACGCGAATTTTACTGGCGACAATGACTCCGCGTTCGGCGCGGAGATCGTAAAGTCCCGGCGGCAGATCCGCCGTGAATGAGCCGTCGGGCTTGGTCGGCGCGATGTAAATATCGTTGGTGACGCGGTTCTCGTAATGAAGCCAGCGTCGCTCTGCCGGTCTGCCGTCCCGGTACGACATCAAACCGCTCACGTTCGCCGCGCCTGCAATCCGCGCCCCGGCAGCCAGACCCGCGGCGACTGCGAGCGATACAACTACCGCCGCGAAACCAAGCTTGCGGCCCGACCCGACATTGGAAATGTTCTTCACAACGACTCCATGGCAACGTGTCTTGCGCCGGATGAATTGTAGCCGCTGCTGCTAGGCGCTTTTCTTGACCCTGCCCGCGCGGATGCATCGCGTGCAGACCAGGATTCGCCGCACGTTGCCGTTAATCTCGGCGCGCACTTCCTGCAGGTTGGGATTCCAGCGCCGTTTGGTCTTGTTGTTGGCGTGGCTGACGTTGTTGCCGACTGACGGCTGCTTCTTGCAGTATGCGCAATGTCTCATGAGTCTTCCGTTCGAGCCTGGATAATTCTGCTAGGGTAGCCCGACCTGCGGCCGCGTGAAAGAGGGTGAATACTTCGCCTTGAGCAGCGCCCCGCCGACCGCTTCTCCCGTCAGCACCGCGCCCGCGTCGCATCCGCACTTGAGGCTCATCAGCCACGCGCTGCGCCCGAGCGCGCCCGCATAGCTGTCGAGCCGCTGCTTGAGCCCCTGCGGTGCGTCCTTGTCCTCGACGGTCAGGTCCTTGGCGCTGACGATCACTTCGTTGGGGATCGAGCCGGTCTGCTCGCGGAAGAGCTGCTTGATCATCGCGACGAACGCCGCATGGTCGAGCCCGGGCACGTCGCTCCTGATGACGCCGTCGTAAATCGATTCGGCGCGGCGATCGGGCACGCCCGCAAGCACCCTCCGAATCGAATCCGCGCGCGAGCTCTCGGCCGACGGCGCCTTCTCATAGTCGGCCAGCATGATGCGCGCCGCGCCGGCGTTCCCGCCCGCCATCGCTCCCAGCGTGCGTCCCAGCAGTGCGTTGGCCGCACTGCGCCGCAACTGACCCTGCGCGCTCACGATCATCCGCTGAACTTCGGGGTTGTTGATTCCCGCCGATTTGAAGACCGCCATCGCGTCCTCGCCGTCGCCGCGATCGAGCAGATTTTTCGCCGTGTCGAGCGGACTCAGCGGACCGGTGTCGCGAATCGACGCGGTCTGCAGATAGAGCTTGGTCGCCGCGACCAGCTTCGCCTCGACCCGCGCCTGCACCGCCTCGAACGCCTGCCATTGATCGCTCGAAATAAGTTTCTTGCCGGTGGCGCGCTCGGCGAACAACTGCGCCGGCATCGCCAGAATAGCGGCGGCGCCGCCTATCACCGGCTCGCTGTCGGTGAAGGTGAAGCGATGGCGATCCTCGGCCAGTGTGGAAAGATTGAGCGTCCAGATTTCGTAAGCGCCGGTGAATCGCGCCTCGTTCGAGTCGCGCTGCGATTGAAAGGACTCGGGCGGCAGGCTCACCACCATCACCGCGTCGAGCCGATCGTCGGCCTCGCCCGCGACGAATCGCTTGACGCACGCATCGACCCCGCCCGGCGGCTGAATCGGCACCGCCTTCACGTTCGGCAGCGCGCCGACAATCCGGTCGATGTCGGCTTCGGTCTGAGGCGAGATCGGTCCAATCACGCCGACCCCGATCTTGATTGGCGCCGCAATCGCGCGTGGCGCGGCTGCGGCCACAATGATTGCCGCACCGAGCAGCATCGCCGTAATTTTTCTCATCGCTGGAATGCTCCGGCAAGTTCGCCGGGCCCAGAGCTTTTCAAAACCCGCCGCGATCTTCAACCCGTGCAATAGCCATTCCCCCGTTTTGACGCCGGATCGGCGAGTTGCTTGAGTATCCGGTCCGAAAGCTACAATGTCTAGTCAGGTTGCGCCGGAGATTTCCTTGAACAGGCTCCGGCGCCGCGGACCCCGATGCCCGAGCACATAGTTCACATATTGCCCGAGCAAGTCGCCAGCCAGATTGCGGCGGGCGAAGTCGTCGAGCGGCCGGCCTCCGCCGTCAAGGAGCTGGTCGAGAACTCGCTCGACGCGGGCGCTCGTTCGGTAAGCGTCGAGATCCTCGGCGGCGGCTCGGCGCTGATCGCGGTCGCCGACGACGGCTGCGGCATGACTCGCGCCGATGCGATCCTTTCGCTCCGGCGTCATGCAACTTCCAAGATTCGAAGCGCCGCCGACTTGAGCGCGATTCGCACGCTCGGGTTTCGCGGCGAGGCTCTCGCCTCGATCGCCAGCGTGTCGCATCTTCGGATGCAAACGCGTCGCGCCGCCGACGAACATGGCGCCGAGGTCGCCGCCGAGGCCGGCAACATCGAGGATACGCGGACGTGCGCGATGGCGGCGGGAACCCGAATCGAAGTCCGCCAGCTATTCTTCAACACTCCGGCGCGGCTCAAGTTCCTGAAGAAGCTGGCGACCGAGCAGGGCGCCATCGCCGAGGCTTTTCAGCGCAGCGCGCTTGCCAACCATCGCATCGCGTTTTGCCTGACCGCCGACGGCCGCACGATTTTCGATTTGCCGCGCGCCAACTCGGTGCTCGAACGATTCCGCCAGGTTTTCGGTCCCAGGATCGCGTCCCGGATGCTTGCCTTCGGCCTCGATCGCCCCGGCATTCGCGCGCAAGGACTTGCGGCAACCAGCCAGGAGTCGTTTGCCACCGGCAGGATGATCTTCACCTTCGTCAACGGCCGCTCGGTTCGCGATCGAATGTTGATTCGCGCAATCGAGCAGGCCTACCAGACGCTGATCCCGCGCGGTCGCCATCCGGCGGCGTTGCTGTTCGTCGATATGCGGCACGAAGATGTTGACGTCAATGTGCATCCGATGAAGACCGAGGTGCGATTTCGAAATGGCGGCGCGGTTTTCGACGTCGTTTATCACGCGCTTCGCGACCGATTGGCGGATCAGACGGAAAATGCGCCCGTCGCAACTTTGGTTGATGCGCCGGCGGCGGGCGGCGAAGCGCCAGCGCCATCCGCCGATGACGCCGCGATGGGACCCGTCACGACGGCGTCGATGGGCGAGGATGCTCGCGCCGGTGATTCGGCTCCGAATCCGCGCGGCGACGCGCCCCTGCGGCTCGTGCCCGATGCGCCCACGGAGAAAGCGTTTCAGCGCCCGCTCAGCCTCGCCTACGATCGCGACGCGCGCGGCGGCGGCGCGGCGGTGGCGTCTCATGCGCCGGCGCCAATCCCAATGTACTCGAAGCTCAGGGTGATCGGACAAATCTTCGCCGGCTACATCGCGCTCGAGACCGAGGAGGGGTTGCTCCTGATCGATCAGCACGCGGCGCACGAGCGCGTTACCTTCGAAAAGCTGCGCCGCGAACTCCGCGACGGTGGGATTCGCACGCAGGCGATGCTCGCGCCGGTGCCGGTCGAGCTCAATCCCGCGCGCGCGTCGCAGGTTCATGGCGCGTTGAGCGAGCTTCGCGCGATGGGCTTCGAGGTCGAGCCATTCGGGCCGACTACGCTGCTGCTCAAGGGTGCGCCGGCGGTGTTCGGGCCCGAAGGCGGCGCGAAACTGCTCACGGACATGATTGAGAGCATGGGCGACAACGAAAGCGGCTTTCGCGGCGGCGGCGAGGCCGCGTTCGAGAATTGGCTCAAGCAACTCGCGTGTCACGGCTCGGTTCGAGTCGGGCGAGTGCTCGAGCTGGCGGAAATCCATTCGCTGCTCGCCGAACTCGATCGCACCGAGTTCAAGACCAACTGCCCGCACGGGCGCCCGGTGCATATTCAGTTCGGACGCGGGCAAATCGAACGAATGTTTCGCCGATGAGCGCGTTGCCCCAAACAGCGGCGGCGCAAGCCGCGGCGCGGACGCATCCGGCGCGGATAGCGGCCGGCTTTATTGTCGGGCCGACCGCAGCGGGCAAGTCCGCGCTCGCGATGGAAGTGGCGCAGCGCTCGAACTGCGAGATAATCAACGCCGACTCGCGGCAGTTTTATCGCGGGATGGATCTCGGCACGGCGAAACCGTCGGCCCAGGACCGCCGCCGCGTGTCGCATCATCTTATAGACGTGCGCAGTCCCGGCGAGCCGCTTGACGTGGCGGAGTTCGCGCAAATTGCGCGCGCGGCGGTCGAGGAGATTGCGGCGCGGGGGCGAAATCCGCTGGTGGTCGGCGGCAGTGGGCTTTATTTGCGCGTGATCCGCGGCGGGATCTTTCGCGGGCCGGCCGCGTCGGCGGAAATTCGAGACCGATTGGCCAAAATCGCGGCCGAGCGCGGCGTCGCGCACCTGCATCGGCAGTTGCGCGAGGTCGATCCCGACGCGGCGAATCGAATCGGCGTCAACGACCTGTACCGAATCGTACGCGCGATTGAAGTCTTTGAATTAACCGGCGAAAACATTTCGGCGCATCAGCGGCGCCATCGATTCGCCGACAATGGCTACGACACTTTGACCGTGGGCGTCGAAGTCGAACGCAAAAAGCTCTACGAGGCGATCGACCGGCGCTTCGATGCGATGGTGGCGGCCGGGCTGGTCGCGGAAGTGCGCGCGCTGATCGAGGCGGGATACTCGCCCGAGAAGCCGCCGCTGAGTACCATTGGGTATAAGCAGATCGCGGCGCATCTGCGCGGCGAGATCGCGCTGGCCGATGCGATCGCGCGGGCCAAGCAGGAATCGCGGCGGCTGGCCAAGCGCCAAATCACATGGTTTCGCCGCGAGCCGGAGATCGTGTGGCTTGACCCGGAGCGCGGCGCTCAGGATGCTTTTGTATTGTTCGAGAAATTTTTTGCGATGAGCAGGCGTGAAGCAGATTGAAAGGCAATTCGAACGGACATAAGGCGCGCGGCGCGAAAAGCCGCGGCAATGATGCGGCGATAGCCGAGGCGCCGGCGCCGCCGAGCGCGATCGAGCGGGTGCGCCTGGCGCGGCATCCCAATCGGCCGCAGACGCTCGATTACATCGACTTGCTGATGCGCGACTTTATCGAGATACACGGCGACCGGCGCTTCGCCGACGACGCTGCGATCGTGGCGGGACTCGCCTATTTCGGACGCCGGCCGGTCGCCGTCGTGGGTCATCAGCGGGGCCGCTCGACCACCGAGAGAATCAAGCGCAATTTCGGCAAGCCGCTGCCCGAGGGCTATCGCAAGGCGGCGCGCGTTTATGAGCTGGCGGAGCGGTTTGGGCTGCCGATAATCACGCTGATCGACACCCAGGGCGGTGAGTCCGGGGTTGGCGCGGAGGAGCGCGGACAGATCGAGGCGATCGCGCGCAACCTTGAGCTGATGGCGCGGCTGACCGTCCCCACCGTCGCGTGCGTGATAGGCGAGGGCGGCTCGGGAGGCGCGCTGGCGCTCGGAGTGGCCAACGCGGTGCTGATGCAGGAGAACGCGTGCTACTCGGTGATCACGCCGGAAGGATGCGCGGCGATTTTGTGGCGTGCGGGGGGCGAGGAGAATGTTGCGGCGGCGGCCGCAGCGTTGAAGTTGTCGGCGCCCGATTTGCTGGAGCTGGGATTGATCGACGAGATCGTGCCGGAGCCGGCGGGCGGAGCGCATACCGCGCCCGCCGAAGCTGCTCATCTGCTCGGCGCGGCGCTCGCGCGCCATCTGGAGCGGCTGGTCAAGCTCAAGCCGGCCGAGTTGCGCCGGGCGCGCGAGCGGAAGTTCGCGACGATGGGATCAGCATTTCTGACGCGCGGGAGCGCGGACAGCGATCATTCGATCGATTAGCAGGGGTGACCCCTGGCCGTGGCGACGGCAGCGCAGTATTAAGCCGTTGGCAGGGGCCGCGCGCGCCAACGGCGTGCGGCCTTAATACTGGGTGGAGGGGTCACCCCTGTCGTTGAAAACGGGCCGGCAGTAGGGTACCCATTCTGGTTCGATGTCGTCACGGATAGCCAGGAAACCGGCCGCGGCCGCCACCACCGCAGAGCCGCCGTCGATTGAGACCCTGCGCGCGCGGATGGACGAGATAAACCTCAAGATCCTGCGGCTGGTGTCGTTGCGCGCAAACCTCGCGATGGAGATCGGCCGGCTCAAGCATCATCACGGCGAGGTTTATCAGCCGGCGCGCGAGCGTGCGATTATCGAAAAGATGATCGCCGAAAACCAGGGGCCGCTCACCGGCGAACAGCTCAAGCGAATTTATGTCGAGATAATTTCGGCCTGCCGCGCGCTCGAGCACGAGCCGCGAGTGGCATTCCTCGGCCCGGAGCATACCTACTCGCACGAGGCGGCGCGGATGCGCTTTGGATCGAGCGTCGAGCTGATACCGCTGGAGTCGTTCGCGGCGGTGTTCCAGGCCATTGAGAACGGACGCGCCGATTTCGGCGTGGTGCCGGTGGAGAATTCTACCGAAGGATCGGTGACGCTGACGCTCGATCTGCTGATCGACACTGCGCTGGTGATAATCGGCGAAGTGCTGCTGCCGATTCGGCATTCAATAATGTCGCTCGGCGGCGTGGCGGGCGAGGTCAAGCGGATCGTGTCTCATCAGCAAAGCCTCGCGCAATGCCGCGGCTACCTGAGCTCGAATTTCCCCGATTGCGAGACCGAAGCGGTCGCCTCCAATGCGCTGGCGGCAAAGCGCGCCGCCGGGGATTCCTCAATCGCGGCGATCGCGTCGGCGGCGGCCGGCGAGGCGTACGGGCTCAAGCTGATCGCGTCGAACGTGCAGGACGTCGCGGCCAACACGACGCGATTCCTGGTGATGGGGACGCGGCCGGTGGCGCGCTCGGGCAAGGACAAGACGACGCTGCTGTTCGCGGTTGCGGACCGGGTGGGCACGCTCAACCAGGCGCTGAACCTGTTTTCGCGCAACGCGATCAATATATCGAAGATCGAATCGCGTCCGCTGCGGGCGCGGCCGTGGGAGTACCTGTTCTTTGTTGACGTTATGGGCCATCGTGACGACCCCAAGCTGGCGCGCGCGCTCAAGGCGCTCGAGCGCAAGGCCCTATTCTTGAAGGTCTTAGGATCGTATCCTGAAGGCAGGTCGGCCGCTGCCTGAGCCGGGCAGCCGGAAAAGCGTTTTTACTTTTTCACTTTCCAATCGCCGTTCACCTCTTTGATCAAAGCTCAAGATCTCGTACTCCCATCGGTCGCCGCGCTTGCTCCCTACGAGCCGGGCAAGCCGATTGAGGAGTTGCAACGCGAACTCGGAATCGAGGATCCGGTAAAGCTGGCCTCGAACGAGAATCCGCTGGGGCCGTCGCCGCGCGCGATAGAGGCAATCAAGGCGGCGCTGCCGGAGCTCAATCGCTATCCCGACGGCGCCAGCTACGAGCTGCGGCGCAAAATCGCGCAGCATCACAAGCTTGGAGTGGAGCGGGTGTTCGCGGCGTCGGGATCGGTCGAGGTGCTCCACCTGCTCGCCTTTCTTTATCTGCGGCCCGGACTGAACTCGGTTTACTCGGAGCATTCCTTCGCCATTTATCCGCTGGCGACCGCCGCCGCCGGCGGCGAGCATCGCGTGGTGAAGACCAGCGACGGATTCTCGCACGACTTGCCGGCGATCGCGGCGGCGATCGACTCCAACACGCGAATAGTTTTTCTCGGCAATCCGAACAATCCGACCGGCACGATTTACCGGCGCGCCGAATGGAAGCGGTTTTTGGATCGCGTTCCGGACAACGTGGTGATCGTCGCCGACGAGGCCTACTTCGAATTCGTGCGCGACCCGCAGTATCCCGACTCGATCGAGGACCACGACGATCGCCGGCTGATAATCACGCTCAGGACGTTCTCGAAAATTTTCGGGCTGGCGGGAATGCGCGTCGGCTACGCGGTGGCGCGGCCCGACCTGATCCAGATGCTGCATAAGGTGCGCCAGCCGTTCAACGTGACCTCGCTGGCGCAGGTGGCGGCGATCGCGGGGATGGACGACCGGGCGCATATCGCCAGAACACTGCAAGTCAACGCCGAGGGCATGGATTACCTGGAGCGTGAGTTCCGGCGGCTCAAGGCGCCGTTCGTGCCGAGTCACGCGAATTTTTTCCTGGTCGAGGTCGGCGACGGGCGCGCGGTTTACGAAAAGCTGCTGCGCAAGGGCGTGATCGTGCGCGCGATGAACGGCTACGGCTATCCGCGCCACGTGCGAATCAGCGTCGGCCTGCCCGAGGAGAATCGCCGCCTGGTCGCGGCACTCGGCGAAGTGATGGGCGGGTAGGCTGATGGCGCAGTTATTTCGGCAAATGACCTTGTGCGGAGTCGGCCTGATCGGAGGCTCGCTCGCGTTGATCGCGCGCCACGCAGGCCTCGTGGGCAAAGTGGTCGGGCTGGGACGCTCGCAGGCGAACCTGGACGTTGCGATCCAGCGCGGCATGATCGACGTCGCGACGCGCGATCCGGTCGCGGCGGCGCGCGGCGCGGACCTGATCGTGCTGGCGGTGCCGATATTGACGATGCGATCGACGCTGGAAAAAATGATCGAACACACGGCGCCCGACGCGGTGGTGACCGACGTCGGCAGCGTGAAGGGATACGTGGTGCGCGAGCTGGAGCCGCTGATCACGGGAAACAGATCGCTTGTCGCGGCGCATCCTGTCGCCGGCAAGGAAACTACCGGCGCCGCCGCGGCGGACCCCGGCCTGTTTCGGGACCGGCGCGTGATTATCACGCCGTCGGCGAAAAGCACGCCCGCGGCGATCGCTAAAATCGAGCAGCTTTGGGACGAGACCGGCGCCTGCGTCGAGATGATGGACGCTTCCACGCACGACCAAATCCTCGCGCGCTCCAGCCATCTGCCGCAGATAGTATCGAGCGTGCTGGCGGCGTCGCTTAAGGGCGAGAAGGTCGGGGACAAGCTTGCGGCGGAGTACGGCGCGGGAGGACTGCGCGATACGACGCGGCTGGCGGCGTCGTCGTGGGAAATGTGGCGCGACATCTTTGTGGCTAATCGCGAGGCGATCGCGGCGGCGCTCAAACTCTACAGTCGAACCTTCGCGGAGTTTCAGCGGCTGGTCGAGGCCGGCGACATGCAAGGGGTCGAGAAGATTTTCAATCGCGGCAGAGCGATGCGGGAAGAGATCAGGTGAATCCAAAGCGGCCGATAGTTGCGATCGATGGCCCCGTCGGTGCGGGAAAATCCGTGGCGGCGCGCCGGCTGGCGCGCGAGCTTGGGTTTTCGTACCTGAACACGGGCGCAATGTACCGCGCGGTCGCGATCGCGGCGCGCGTGGCGGGCGTCGGCCCGGACGACGCAAACGTCCAGGCGCGATTGGCGCCGCTGCTGGCGGCGATAAAGATCAGGTTCGAGGGCGAAAAGATAATGCTCAACGATCGGGACGTGAGCGCGTCGGTCGGAGAGCCGGAAATCGGCGACCTCGCGTCGCGGTTCTCGGCGCTCGGCGCGGTGCGCGCGCGGATGCGCGAGCTGCAGCGCGCGGCGGGTGCGGACGGCGCAGTGGTGATGGAAGGACGCGATATCGGCACCGCGATTTTTCCCGACGCCGAGTTCAAGTTCTTTCTCGACGCGGACGTAAAGACGCGAGCCCGTCGCAGATTTGAAGAACTCAAGCATCAGGGCGCGTCGATCGCCGAGCGCGAAGTGCTCGAGCAGCTGATCGAACGCGACCGCCGTGACAGCGGGCGCGAGCTGGCGCCGCTCAAGCGCGCGGACGATG
This region of Candidatus Binatus sp. genomic DNA includes:
- the rpmB gene encoding 50S ribosomal protein L28, whose amino-acid sequence is MRHCAYCKKQPSVGNNVSHANNKTKRRWNPNLQEVRAEINGNVRRILVCTRCIRAGRVKKSA
- the mutL gene encoding DNA mismatch repair endonuclease MutL, with product MPEHIVHILPEQVASQIAAGEVVERPASAVKELVENSLDAGARSVSVEILGGGSALIAVADDGCGMTRADAILSLRRHATSKIRSAADLSAIRTLGFRGEALASIASVSHLRMQTRRAADEHGAEVAAEAGNIEDTRTCAMAAGTRIEVRQLFFNTPARLKFLKKLATEQGAIAEAFQRSALANHRIAFCLTADGRTIFDLPRANSVLERFRQVFGPRIASRMLAFGLDRPGIRAQGLAATSQESFATGRMIFTFVNGRSVRDRMLIRAIEQAYQTLIPRGRHPAALLFVDMRHEDVDVNVHPMKTEVRFRNGGAVFDVVYHALRDRLADQTENAPVATLVDAPAAGGEAPAPSADDAAMGPVTTASMGEDARAGDSAPNPRGDAPLRLVPDAPTEKAFQRPLSLAYDRDARGGGAAVASHAPAPIPMYSKLRVIGQIFAGYIALETEEGLLLIDQHAAHERVTFEKLRRELRDGGIRTQAMLAPVPVELNPARASQVHGALSELRAMGFEVEPFGPTTLLLKGAPAVFGPEGGAKLLTDMIESMGDNESGFRGGGEAAFENWLKQLACHGSVRVGRVLELAEIHSLLAELDRTEFKTNCPHGRPVHIQFGRGQIERMFRR
- the miaA gene encoding tRNA (adenosine(37)-N6)-dimethylallyltransferase MiaA, translating into MSALPQTAAAQAAARTHPARIAAGFIVGPTAAGKSALAMEVAQRSNCEIINADSRQFYRGMDLGTAKPSAQDRRRVSHHLIDVRSPGEPLDVAEFAQIARAAVEEIAARGRNPLVVGGSGLYLRVIRGGIFRGPAASAEIRDRLAKIAAERGVAHLHRQLREVDPDAANRIGVNDLYRIVRAIEVFELTGENISAHQRRHRFADNGYDTLTVGVEVERKKLYEAIDRRFDAMVAAGLVAEVRALIEAGYSPEKPPLSTIGYKQIAAHLRGEIALADAIARAKQESRRLAKRQITWFRREPEIVWLDPERGAQDAFVLFEKFFAMSRREAD
- a CDS encoding acetyl-CoA carboxylase carboxyltransferase subunit alpha; this encodes MKGNSNGHKARGAKSRGNDAAIAEAPAPPSAIERVRLARHPNRPQTLDYIDLLMRDFIEIHGDRRFADDAAIVAGLAYFGRRPVAVVGHQRGRSTTERIKRNFGKPLPEGYRKAARVYELAERFGLPIITLIDTQGGESGVGAEERGQIEAIARNLELMARLTVPTVACVIGEGGSGGALALGVANAVLMQENACYSVITPEGCAAILWRAGGEENVAAAAAALKLSAPDLLELGLIDEIVPEPAGGAHTAPAEAAHLLGAALARHLERLVKLKPAELRRARERKFATMGSAFLTRGSADSDHSID
- the pheA gene encoding prephenate dehydratase, coding for MSSRIARKPAAAATTAEPPSIETLRARMDEINLKILRLVSLRANLAMEIGRLKHHHGEVYQPARERAIIEKMIAENQGPLTGEQLKRIYVEIISACRALEHEPRVAFLGPEHTYSHEAARMRFGSSVELIPLESFAAVFQAIENGRADFGVVPVENSTEGSVTLTLDLLIDTALVIIGEVLLPIRHSIMSLGGVAGEVKRIVSHQQSLAQCRGYLSSNFPDCETEAVASNALAAKRAAGDSSIAAIASAAAGEAYGLKLIASNVQDVAANTTRFLVMGTRPVARSGKDKTTLLFAVADRVGTLNQALNLFSRNAINISKIESRPLRARPWEYLFFVDVMGHRDDPKLARALKALERKALFLKVLGSYPEGRSAAA
- the hisC gene encoding histidinol-phosphate transaminase is translated as MIKAQDLVLPSVAALAPYEPGKPIEELQRELGIEDPVKLASNENPLGPSPRAIEAIKAALPELNRYPDGASYELRRKIAQHHKLGVERVFAASGSVEVLHLLAFLYLRPGLNSVYSEHSFAIYPLATAAAGGEHRVVKTSDGFSHDLPAIAAAIDSNTRIVFLGNPNNPTGTIYRRAEWKRFLDRVPDNVVIVADEAYFEFVRDPQYPDSIEDHDDRRLIITLRTFSKIFGLAGMRVGYAVARPDLIQMLHKVRQPFNVTSLAQVAAIAGMDDRAHIARTLQVNAEGMDYLEREFRRLKAPFVPSHANFFLVEVGDGRAVYEKLLRKGVIVRAMNGYGYPRHVRISVGLPEENRRLVAALGEVMGG
- a CDS encoding prephenate dehydrogenase: MAQLFRQMTLCGVGLIGGSLALIARHAGLVGKVVGLGRSQANLDVAIQRGMIDVATRDPVAAARGADLIVLAVPILTMRSTLEKMIEHTAPDAVVTDVGSVKGYVVRELEPLITGNRSLVAAHPVAGKETTGAAAADPGLFRDRRVIITPSAKSTPAAIAKIEQLWDETGACVEMMDASTHDQILARSSHLPQIVSSVLAASLKGEKVGDKLAAEYGAGGLRDTTRLAASSWEMWRDIFVANREAIAAALKLYSRTFAEFQRLVEAGDMQGVEKIFNRGRAMREEIR
- the cmk gene encoding (d)CMP kinase produces the protein MNPKRPIVAIDGPVGAGKSVAARRLARELGFSYLNTGAMYRAVAIAARVAGVGPDDANVQARLAPLLAAIKIRFEGEKIMLNDRDVSASVGEPEIGDLASRFSALGAVRARMRELQRAAGADGAVVMEGRDIGTAIFPDAEFKFFLDADVKTRARRRFEELKHQGASIAEREVLEQLIERDRRDSGRELAPLKRADDAMVIDSTNLSIDAVVAAMKAQINARINAAKGLKRA